The Cytophagia bacterium CHB2 genome includes a region encoding these proteins:
- a CDS encoding MerR family transcriptional regulator has protein sequence MPSRKTQKVQYSIREVSRITSLKPYVLRYWETEFSELHPRKDRSGNRIYRLEDIKLIFLIKKLLYQEKYTIAGARQRLKAMKQSSPQMALSFEDLRSEDTLFEIKKELENLLTLFEPSKSPAKLRHGFAPKKNKNGSLSGSTEAVPGPPPAAILSEPASSSPPDQIPD, from the coding sequence ATGCCTTCGCGCAAGACGCAAAAAGTCCAATATTCCATTCGCGAGGTAAGCCGCATCACCTCATTGAAGCCGTACGTCTTGCGCTATTGGGAAACGGAATTCTCTGAGTTGCATCCCAGGAAGGATCGCAGCGGCAACCGCATCTACCGCTTGGAGGACATCAAGCTCATCTTTCTTATCAAAAAATTGCTGTACCAGGAAAAATACACTATTGCGGGTGCACGGCAGCGCTTGAAGGCAATGAAACAAAGCAGCCCGCAAATGGCGCTTTCGTTTGAGGACTTGCGCAGCGAGGACACGTTATTCGAAATCAAAAAAGAGCTGGAAAATCTCCTGACGCTGTTTGAGCCTTCCAAATCGCCGGCCAAGCTCCGCCACGGGTTTGCGCCCAAGAAAAATAAAAATGGAAGCTTGTCCGGCTCAACGGAGGCTGTTCCAGGCCCACCCCCGGCAGCAATTCTTTCAGAGCCGGCCTCTTCTTCACCGCCCGATCAAATTCCCGACTGA